Proteins co-encoded in one Astatotilapia calliptera chromosome 18, fAstCal1.2, whole genome shotgun sequence genomic window:
- the LOC113009883 gene encoding zinc finger protein 2-like, which produces MLASTRLEIIMAVSRFSCDECGKEFTEKAKLKQHQVIHTGERPFSCDLCGKSFSWKGSLKTHQLIHSGVKAYSCDQCGRTGERPFSCDLCGKSFSWKGSLKTHQLIHSGVKAYSCDQ; this is translated from the exons atgttgGCGAGCACGAGGCTGGAGATCATCATGGCTGTATCCCGATTCAg ctgtgacgagtgtgggaaggagtTTACTGAAAAggctaaactaaaacagcatcaggtcatccacactggagagagaccgttcagctgtgacttgtgtggaaagtctttttcctggaagggttccctaaaaacacaccaactcatccacagtggagttaaagcgtacagctgtgatcagtgtggcaga actggagagagaccgttcagctgtgacttgtgtggaaagtctttttcctggaagggttccctaaaaacacaccaactcatccacagtggagttaaagcgtacagctgtgatcag